In the genome of Candidatus Omnitrophota bacterium, one region contains:
- a CDS encoding methyltransferase domain-containing protein: MKPGKMSIAEKISAYNRAKKMGLFLNILKPTSESTIIDVGFSDEEYGPSDNFLEKHYPYPGNITALGIDAPHKFSERYPLVKAVTYKGGIFPFRDKQFDICWSNAVIEHVGRRDSQVLFLREAKRVADSVFITTPNRYFPIEVHTRTPLLHLLPKNLFDKYLCITGKKWATDAYMNILSLREIKNILSDAHISGYKIIRNRFLFFTLDFIIIF; encoded by the coding sequence ATGAAACCCGGTAAAATGTCTATCGCTGAGAAAATATCCGCATATAATAGAGCAAAGAAAATGGGGCTTTTTTTAAATATTTTAAAACCAACGTCCGAAAGCACTATTATAGATGTCGGTTTCAGCGATGAAGAGTACGGTCCATCCGATAATTTTTTAGAAAAACATTATCCATATCCGGGAAACATAACGGCATTAGGGATAGATGCGCCTCATAAGTTTTCGGAAAGATATCCACTGGTAAAGGCGGTCACGTATAAAGGAGGAATTTTTCCTTTCAGAGATAAACAATTTGATATTTGCTGGTCGAACGCGGTAATAGAACATGTAGGAAGAAGGGATAGCCAGGTATTGTTTTTGCGGGAAGCGAAAAGAGTTGCGGATTCGGTATTTATAACAACACCCAACCGGTATTTTCCAATAGAGGTTCATACACGGACCCCACTGCTGCATTTATTGCCCAAAAATTTATTCGATAAGTATCTTTGTATTACGGGAAAAAAATGGGCAACGGACGCTTATATGAATATATTATCATTGCGGGAGATAAAAAATATTTTATCCGATGCGCATATATCCGGCTACAAAATTATAAGAAATAGATTTTTATTTTTTACTCTCGATTTCATTATTATATTTTGA
- a CDS encoding glycosyltransferase family 4 protein: MKILIVNKFLYNAGGDALSSLATGRLLSSKGHDVIYWGMKHPLNPEYPYQDYFVPYADLVNPGGIAGRIKIAFNILYSLDAKKKMDDLIKIVKPDIIHLNNFAHQISPSILHAIRKYNIPVVMTMHDYKMVCASYRLISGGKVCRLCKDGKFYNCFTQRCVKNSALKSLVNEAEMYLHHIILHIYDYIDVFIAPSRFLKSTVEDMGFKGKIVYLPNFVFMEDFHPDFTWKEESVVYFGRLSEEKGLLTLLRAMKDIKNITLKIIGEGPMRSSLEHEVKGLNLQNIRFLGYKMGKELKEEIRKSMFTILPSEWCENNPRSIMEGFALGKPVIGARIGGIAELVKEGFTGLAFEPGDTNDLVAKIRYLITNPGKIMEMGKNAVVFVREELNSEKHYEKLIELYNEAISKHETR, encoded by the coding sequence ATGAAAATCCTGATCGTAAACAAATTTTTGTATAATGCAGGCGGAGACGCATTGAGCTCTCTCGCTACCGGCAGGTTATTGTCTTCAAAAGGCCACGATGTCATATACTGGGGCATGAAACATCCTCTCAATCCGGAATATCCCTATCAGGATTATTTTGTGCCGTATGCGGATCTTGTAAATCCCGGCGGCATTGCCGGCAGGATAAAGATCGCTTTCAATATTCTATACTCTCTTGACGCAAAAAAAAAGATGGACGATTTAATAAAAATCGTGAAACCGGACATAATCCATTTAAATAATTTTGCCCATCAAATATCTCCTTCGATTTTGCACGCTATTAGAAAATATAATATTCCCGTGGTTATGACCATGCATGATTATAAAATGGTATGTGCATCTTATCGTCTCATATCAGGTGGTAAAGTATGCAGGTTATGCAAAGATGGAAAGTTTTACAATTGTTTTACGCAAAGATGCGTGAAGAATTCGGCTTTAAAGAGTCTTGTCAACGAAGCGGAGATGTATCTGCACCATATAATACTTCATATATATGACTATATCGATGTCTTTATAGCGCCGAGCAGATTTTTAAAGTCTACCGTAGAGGATATGGGGTTTAAGGGTAAAATAGTATATTTACCTAATTTTGTATTTATGGAAGATTTCCATCCGGATTTTACATGGAAAGAAGAGTCGGTAGTTTATTTTGGCAGGCTTTCCGAAGAGAAAGGACTCTTAACCCTGTTAAGAGCCATGAAGGATATAAAAAATATAACTTTAAAAATAATCGGCGAAGGCCCGATGAGAAGCTCTTTAGAACATGAGGTTAAAGGCCTCAATCTGCAAAATATAAGATTCTTGGGATATAAAATGGGCAAAGAATTAAAAGAAGAGATAAGGAAATCGATGTTCACCATACTTCCTTCCGAATGGTGTGAGAATAATCCAAGATCGATAATGGAAGGATTTGCTTTAGGAAAGCCTGTTATCGGAGCCAGGATAGGGGGGATCGCGGAGCTTGTGAAGGAAGGTTTTACCGGCCTTGCTTTTGAGCCCGGGGATACAAACGATCTTGTTGCGAAAATTCGATATCTAATAACTAACCCAGGGAAGATTATGGAAATGGGCAAAAACGCCGTAGTTTTTGTCAGGGAAGAGTTAAACAGCGAAAAGCACTATGAAAAATTAATTGAATTATATAATGAGGCAATAAGTAAACATGAAACCCGGTAA